In Pochonia chlamydosporia 170 chromosome 3, whole genome shotgun sequence, the following are encoded in one genomic region:
- a CDS encoding DnaJ domain-containing protein (similar to Colletotrichum gloeosporioides Nara gc5 XP_007273354.1): MAPENDYYADLGMPRDADIDAIKKQYRKLALKYHPDRNNGNEQEASAKFQVIQQAHEVLSDPTAKAKYDATLGRSRYPGASGVKGNPWANAGQQFPTPPRRTTAARNATSGAQRWQTRFSSGVPPTAKQTFGSDPDAKKNAAKAFENMRKNGRGEPRPTEPPPPPPRQPPRTESARQRQEASFGSRKSGYYPRSTTLGDEPPVSNAGYTTSGRRDVPPPPPPRPGPNPMPDPLSQFRDKGASSESYPGTPYASKGGEKTDPFAGVPLGRAKSARGDSRANQEPASDDKQRSSSVPRRPTQEDVDANLRAPKDGDQQAQSADESAGTHTNTSFKSRADARFTADHTHQTAKPPSDSNSNNKGGPSMYEAPLSQNLRKQSLFAAYNPGFAKSGIAWSSPKPSLDSSGTMHRQRSPSGKKGGSVTLLPFEVQQTKILNSLIKNKEGAQWLKEGTGYMLSAGNDGATMDQEELANHDESNSFTFPVDDDTFAESPKAPAGQGFAKSSLDDINTRFANDDGPNTYQFNAGTGEADANVGIRSSPRSRRARRSPIKRPTVHLRDNANTTSNATQAESGFNPEGWSDKFNAQTFVPQPQPGPSASPTRTSRTNSRRTKIKRTAGTAAAVEESSSEEETYEWRGRNPQTQSRPSGTDSPQAMDIDSPISSSAGATATRTATATQAARNIPVEPSRPEWRAGKVDGGVAKDEKPERPAKIPLDANAVGSEDSEEFRASFADIRNVAPFAQQKDGLESLNGMKDSLPFESKASDVPPVKMPKAATALEFPEPPVAPRLPPTVAIDGLKPDTGSWVKYVSDFESYLRQWDSFNGLVVDHFATRKVLIENTRAEKGYGFLAARGDGDLQEYFSWVQQDNDVQRRWMDACEDHEKRMREFMAFREKMKDGRA; encoded by the exons ATGGCACCCGAAAATGATTACTATGCCGATCTGGGGATGCCACGCGATGCCGACATTGATGCAATCAAGAAGCAATATCGAAAGCTGG CATTGAAATACCATCCCGATAGAAATAATGGCAACGAGCAGGAAGCTAGTGCCAAGTTTCAGGTCATCCAACAAGCTCACGAAGTTCTCTCGGatccaacagcaaaagcaaagTACGATGCCACCCTCGGACGAAGCCGATATCCTGGTGCTTCGGGAGTCAAGGGAAATCCTTGGGCCAACGCTGGCCAACAGTTCCCTACGCCCCCACGACGAACGACAGCCGCTAGAAACGCAACATCTGGAGCACAACGATGGCAGACGAGGTTCTCAAGTGGCGTGCCACCCACGGCAAAGCAAACCTTTGGATCTGACCCAGACGCGAAGAAGAACGCTGCCAAAGCATTCGAGAACATGAGGAAGAATGGCCGCGGTGAGCCTCGTCCAACAGAgccgcctccaccacctccacgACAGCCACCGCGGACCGAGTCTGCGAGACAACGTCAGGAAGCCTCGTTTGGCTCCAGGAAGTCTGGCTACTATCCTCGCTCGACGACGCTTGGGGATGAACCTCCTGTATCAAATGCGGGTTATACCACGTCGGGACGTCGCGATGtaccaccacctccaccacctcgaccAGGCCCGAATCCGATGCCCGATCCTTTAAGCCAGTTCAGGGATAAAGGCGCTTCGTCTGAATCTTACCCGGGTACGCCTTATGCTTCCAAGGGCGGTGAAAAGACGGATCCCTTCGCCGGGGTACCGTTGGGTCGCGCAAAGAGCGCGCGTGGAGACAGCCGTGCTAACCAGGAACCAGCTTCAGATGACAAGCAGCGCAGTTCCAGTGTACCAAGGCGACCGACGCAAGAAGATGTCGATGCAAATCTTCGGGCTCCGAAAGATGGCGATCAACAGGCACAGAGTGCAGACGAGAGCGCTGGAACGCATACTAATACCTCCTTCAAGTCTCGAGCCGATGCGAGATTCACCGCTGATCACACCCACCAAACCGCCAAACCTCCTTCGGACAGTAACT CGAATAACAAAGGCGGACCCTCAATGTATGAAGCTCCTCTGAGTCAAAATCTCCGCAAACAGTCTTTATTTGCTGCGTATAATCCAGGGTTTGCAAAGTCTGGAATTGCATGGTCTTCTCCAAAACCGAGCCTTGATAGTTCAGGCACCATGCATCGACAAAGGTCTCCGAGTGGAAAAAAGGGTGGTAGTGTCACACTTTTGCCGTTTGAAGTGCAGCAGACCAAAATCTTGAACAGTCTTATCAAAAATAAAGAAGGCGCCCAGTGGCTCAAGGAAGGAACTGGATATATGTTGTCAGCCGGCAACGATGGAGCGACAATGGACCAAGAAGAGCTAGCTAACCACGATGAATCGAACAGCTTTACCTTCCCCGTGGACGATGACACATTTGCCGAATCCCCCAAGGCGCCGGCTGGGCAAGGCTTCGCGAAGAGTAGCTTGGACGACATAAATACTCGCTttgccaatgatgacggCCCAAACACGTACCAGTTCAACGCTGGGACGGGGGAAGCAGACGCCAATGTGGGTATCAGGTCTTCTCCACGCAGTCGAAGAGCTCGTCGCTCGCCGATTAAGCGGCCTACCGTCCACCTCCGTGATAATGCTAATACTACCTCTAATGCTACGCAGGCCGAGAGTGGTTTTAATCCTGAAGGCTGGAGCGACAAATTCAATGCTCAGACATTCGTTCCCCAACCACAACCCGGGCCGTCAGCTTCGCCGACACGTACCAGTCGTACCAACTCTAGGAGGACGAAGATAAAACGGACGGCtggcacagcagcagcagttgAAGAGAGCAGTAGCGAAGAAGAGACTTATGAATGGCGCGGAAGAAATCCACAGACACAGAGTCGACCGTCGGGGACTGACAGCCCACAAGCCATGGATATCGACTCTCCAATATCCTCTTCCGCTGGTGCGACTGCAACTAGAACTGCAACCGCAACTCAGGCGGCGCGAAATATTCCAGTCGAACCATCTCGACCAGAGTGGCGTGCCGGCAAAGTAGACGGCGGTGTGGCCAAAGACGAAAAACCAGAGCGGCCAGCCAAGATTCCATTGGATGCAAACGCTGTAGGGTCGGAGGACAGTGAAGAATTTAGGGCAAGCTTTGCAGACATAAGAAACGTGGCACCGTTCGCTCAGCAAAAGGATGGGCTGGAGTCGCTCAATGGAATGAAGGATAGTTTGCCGTTTGAGAGCAAAGCGTCCGATGTGCCGCCTGTCAAGATGCCTAAAGCTGCGACGGCGCTGGAGTTTCCTGAACCCCCGGTGGCGCCCCGTCTGCCACCAACAGTTGCTATTGACGGGTTGAAACCAGATACTGGTTCTTGGGTGAAATATGTTTCCGATTTCGAAAGTTATTTACGACAATGGGACTCCTTCAACGGCTTAGTTGTAGATCATTTTGCTACGAGGAAGGTGCTGATTGAGAATACTAGAGCAGAGAAGGGATATGGATTTCTGGCAGCTCGCGGCGATGGAGATTTACAGGAATATTTCAGCTGGGTTCAACAGGATAACGATGTGCAAcgacgatggatggatgccTGCGAGGATCATGAGAAACGGATGCGAGAATTTATGGCGTTTAgagagaagatgaaggatggCCGTGCTTAG